One window of the Camelina sativa cultivar DH55 chromosome 1, Cs, whole genome shotgun sequence genome contains the following:
- the LOC104705542 gene encoding uncharacterized protein LOC104705542, giving the protein MAGVACQISISSSSSTLRRIGRHRSRCFSGSPEKKAPAVLKWAVGGVSEFLRLFSVASSSSSNLADKDISKSEIVARDVDDVMGILRSDYGTAYFVTGIFTSAIYSDDCIFEDPTISFQGTELYERNLRLLVPFLEDASIELQHMEKSESSQRNYILATWKLRTYLKLPWRPLISINGKTVYDLDRDFKIVRHVESWNVSALEAIGQIFTINSFPSSG; this is encoded by the exons ATGGCGGGAGTAGCTTGCCAGATATCTATCAGCTCGTCGTCATCGACCTTGAGA AGGATTGGTCGTCATCGATCACGATGCTTCTCTGGTTCGCCGGAGAAGAAAGCGCCGGCTGTCTTGAAGTGGGCCGTTGGTGGAGTCTCTGAATTTCTCCGGCTATTCTCAGTCGCTTCCTCTTCGTCATCCAACCTTGCAGATAAGGATAT ATCAAAGTCTGAGATTGTTGCTCGAGATGTTGACGATGTGATGGGGATTTTGAGATCAGATTATGGAACTGCCTATTTCGTCACGG GTATCTTTACTTCTGCTATTTACTCTGATGATTGCATCTTCGAGGATCCCACTATCAGCTTCCAGG GTACAGAGTTGTATGAACGCAACTTGAGATTACTGGTTCCCTTCCTCGAAGATGCGTCCATTGAACTGCAACATATGGAGAAG AGTGAGTCGTCTCAAAGAAACTATATACTAGCGACATGGAAGCTAAG GACTTACCTGAAACTTCCATGGAGACCATTGATATCAATAAACGGGAAAACGGTCTATGATCTGGATAGAGACTTCAAA ATTGTGAGGCATGTCGAGAGCTGGAATGTCTCTGCCCTTGAAGCGATTGGACAAATATTCACCATTAACTCTTTTCCCTCCAGTGGTTGA
- the LOC104705248 gene encoding uncharacterized protein LOC104705248 — protein sequence MRDFPSCSGENGVQIADSSSSSSAGRNAQNLVICIYRCRIGGRTCLITVSWTKNLMGQCLTVGVDDSCNRSLCKVEIKPWLFTKRKGSKNLEAYSCNIDVFWDLSSAKFGSSPEPLGGFYVGVVVDKEMALLLGDMRKEAFKKTNAAPSSSSSLGAVFIAKKEHVFGKRTFATKAQFSDDGKTHDLVIECDTSMSDPCLIVRVDGKILMQVNRLHWKFRGNDTIIVNRISVEVLWDVHSWFFGLPSMAGNAVFMFRTTQPVEKSWSFTQVPVSSKSQSFGFSLILYAWKNE from the coding sequence ATGAGAGATTTTCCATCTTGCTCTGGTGAAAATGGCGTTCAGATTGcggattcttcttcctcttcaagcGCCGGAAGAAACGCTCAGAATCTTGTCATTTGTATCTACCGTTGCCGCATCGGAGGTAGGACTTGCCTGATCACTGTCTCATGGACTAAGAATCTCATGGGTCAGTGTCTTACCGTGGGAGTTGATGATTCTTGCAACCGAAGTCTTTGTAAAGTTGAGATTAAGCCCTGGCTCTTCACCAAACGGAAAGGGTCCAAGAATCTAGAGGCCTATTCCTGTAATATTGATGTCTTTTGGGATCTCTCCTCCGCTAAATTCGGATCCAGCCCTGAACCTTTAGGTGGTTTCTATGTTGGCGTTGTTGTGGACAAAGAAATGGCTCTTCTTCTTGGTGATATGAGGAAAGAAGCTTTCAAGAAGACGAATGCtgcaccttcttcttcttcatcattaggTGCTGTGTTTATTGCTAAGAAAGAGCATGTTTTTGGCAAGAGGACGTTCGCAACGAAAGCTCAGTTTTCAGATGATGGCAAAACACATGATCTTGTGATCGAATGTGACACTAGTATGAGTGATCCTTGCCTCATTGTTCGTGTCGATGGGAAGATTTTGATGCAGGTGAATCGGCTTCATTGGAAGTTCCGTGGCAATGATACGATTATTGTCAATAGGATCTCTGTGGAGGTTCTTTGGGATGTCCACAGTTGGTTCTTTGGGTTGCCATCAATGGCAGGAAATGCTGTATTTATGTTCAGGACTACTCAACCAGTTGAAAAGTCATGGTCTTTCACACAGGTACCCGTGAGCTCGAAATCTCAAAGTTTTGGCTTTTCATTGATTCTGTACGCTTGGAAGAACGAGTAG
- the LOC109132235 gene encoding putative defensin-like protein 317 produces the protein MKRFFVAFLLVLVFFSAEMKRGDGFKIPVVPEPTGKWCGYSLPMKPCNDEDCAKRCIKDNTHGWLMATGMCTSIPSLKDCYCIHQCP, from the exons atgaagagatttTTCGTAGCGTTTCTTCTTGTGCTAGTCTTCTTCTCCGCTG AGATGAAAAGAGGGGATGGATTTAAGATACCAGTAGTACCAGAACCAACAGGAAAATGGTGTGGATACTCATTGCCGATGAAACCATGCAACGACGAAGATTGCGCTAAACGATGTATTAAGGATAACACGCATGGCTGGCTCATGGCTACCGGCATGTGCACTTCTATCCCTAGTTTAAAGGATTGTTACTGTATCCATCAGTGTCCTTAA
- the LOC104705626 gene encoding serine/threonine-protein kinase WNK1-like isoform X2 produces the protein MNNLSYLEPDYSEFVEVDPTGRYGRYNEVLGKGASKTVYRAFDEYEGIEVAWNQVKLYDFLQSPEDLERLYCEIHLLKTLKHKNIMKFYTSWVDTANRNINFVTELFTSGTLRQYRLRHKRVNIRAMKHWCRQILRGLHYLHSHDPPVIHRDLKCDNIFVNGNQGEVKIGDLGLAAILRKSHAAHCVGTPEFMAPEVYEEAYNELVDIYSFGMCILEMVTFDYPYSECTHPAQIYKKVMSGKKPDALYKVKDPEVKCFIEKCLATVSLRVSARELLDDPFLRVDDGEFDMRSVDMDDSVGPLVRQPHHLPDYYNYPSNSSSLNRQYSNGYSSPNEYQNGWAYNPAEAEETHGIELFECRNNDDQEDDKTSGNVDITIKGKRRDDGGLFLRLRIADKEGRVRNIYFPFDIETDTALSVATEMVAELDMDDHGVTKIANMIDGEISSLVPRWRPGPEFEECLAAAAAANAASICNNCVSNRTSMGSVMDFLRTNPGANVIQCCRNGCGETHGRFEEITIRETEVRLRELWKLQQQQESRELSSIDSGQNHSEEEEEEEEEEVYENPENTFSCEAGNGIINHSGSFSFIPSKYCDEEVYEKTENQVQQDLRWLKAKCQIELRDIQDEQLQTRWPESGEESEIFPLGSVSGMEGDKVKEQQMYGGRLVPKCLKRTTSLPVDAIDS, from the exons atgaaCAATCTGAGTTATCTTGAACCAGATTACTCTGAGTTTGTTGAAGTTGATCCTACTGGAAGATATGGAAGA TATAATGAAGTTCTGGGTAAAGGAGCTTCAAAGACTGT ttacAGAGCATTTGATGAATACGAAGGGATAGAAGTAGCATGGAACCAAGTGAAGCTTTACGATTTCCTACAGAGCCCTGAGGATCTTGAGAGGCTTTACTGCGAGATTCATCTCCTCAAGACTCTAAAACACAAGAACATTATGAAATTCTACACTTCCTGGGTGGATACAGCCAATCGAAACATCAATTTTGTTACTGAATTGTTCACTTCTGGCACCTTGAGACA GTATAGACTCAGGCATAAGAGAGTAAACATAAGAGCGATGAAGCATTGGTGTAGGCAGATCTTGAGAGGCTTACATTATCTTCACAGCCATGATCCTCCTGTGATCCACAGGGATCTCAAATGTGACAACATTTTCGTTAACGGGAATCAAGGAGAGGTCAAGATTGGAGATCTCGGCCTTGCTGCCATTTTAAGAAAGTCTCATGCTGCTCACTGCGTTG GGACTCCTGAGTTCATGGCACCTGAAGTTTACGAAGAAGCGTATAACGAACTGGTAGATATATACTCGTTCGGTATGTGCATTTTGGAGATGGTCACGTTTGATTACCCGTACAGCGAATGTACTCACCCTGCTCAGATCTACAAGAAAGTTATGTCG GGCAAGAAACCGGATGCATTATACAAGGTGAAAGACCCTGAAGTTAAATGTTTTATCGAGAAATGCTTGGCCACCGTATCCCTCAGAGTCTCTGCTCGTGAATTACTAGATGACCCTTTTCTTCGAGTAGACGATGGTGAATTTGATATGAGATCGGTTGATATGGATGATTCGGTCGGGCCACTTGTTAGGCAGCCGCATCATCTTCCTGACTACTACAACTACCCTTCAAATAGTAGCTCTTTGAATCGTCAGTACTCAAATGGTTATAGTAGCCCCAACGAGTATCAGAACGGGTGGGCATATAATCCAGCTGAGGCAGAGGAGACTCACGGAATCGAACTCTTTGAATGTCGAAACAATGATGATCAAGAAGATGACAAGACATCTGGTAATGTTGATATAACCATCaaagggaagagaagagatgatgGTGGCTTATTCTTGCGTCTTAGGATCGCCGACAAAGAAG GACGTGTCCGAAACATTTACTTCCCATTTGACATCGAGACAGACACGGCATTGAGCGTTGCAACAGAGATGGTAGCGGAACTAGATATGGATGATCACGGAGTCACAAAGATCGCCAATATGATTGATGGTGAGATATCTTCTCTTGTGCCCAGGTGGAGACCGGGCCCTGAATTCGAAGAATGTCTTGCGGCTGCAGCGGCAGCAAATGCTGCAAGCATTTGCAACAACTGCGTGTCGAACCGCACCTCAATGGGGTCGGTGATGGATTTCTTGAGGACCAATCCTGGTGCGAATGTGATACAATGTTGCAGAAATGGGTGCGGAGAGACTCATGGCCGGTTTGAAGAGATCACGATCAGAGAAACCGAGGTGCGTCTTAGAGAGCTATGGAAGCTGCAGCAACAGCAGGAAAGCCGTGAGCTAAGCTCAATAGACTCAGGGCAAAACcactctgaagaagaagaagaagaagaggaagaagaggtatATGAAAACCCTGAAAACACGTTTTCTTGCGAGGCAGGTAACGGAATAATAAACCATTCTGGATCCTTCTCGTTTATACCATCTAAATACTGCGACGAGGAGGTATACGAGAAAACCGAAAATCAGGTCCAACAAGATTTGAGATGGCTTAAAGCCAAATGCCAGATTGAACTCAGAGACATTCAAGATGAGCAATTACAAACCCGGTGGCCGGAATCCGGAGAAGAGTCGGAGATTTTTCCTTTGGGTTCGGTTTCAGGGATGGAAGGAGATAAGGTGAAAGAACAACAGATGTATGGAGGAAGATTGGTACCAAAGTGTCTTAAAAGGACAACTTCACTTCCTGTTGATGCCATTGATTCTTGA
- the LOC104705626 gene encoding serine/threonine-protein kinase WNK1-like isoform X1 gives MNNLSYLEPDYSEFVEVDPTGRYGRYNEVLGKGASKTVYRAFDEYEGIEVAWNQVKLYDFLQSPEDLERLYCEIHLLKTLKHKNIMKFYTSWVDTANRNINFVTELFTSGTLRQYRLRHKRVNIRAMKHWCRQILRGLHYLHSHDPPVIHRDLKCDNIFVNGNQGEVKIGDLGLAAILRKSHAAHCVGTPEFMAPEVYEEAYNELVDIYSFGMCILEMVTFDYPYSECTHPAQIYKKVMSGKKPDALYKVKDPEVKCFIEKCLATVSLRVSARELLDDPFLRVDDGEFDMRSVDMDDSVGPLVRQPHHLPDYYNYPSNSSSLNRQYSNGYSSPNEYQNGWAYNPAEAEETHGIELFECRNNDDQEDDKTSGNVDITIKGKRRDDGGLFLRLRIADKEGRVRNIYFPFDIETDTALSVATEMVAELDMDDHGVTKIANMIDGEISSLVPRWRPGPEFEECLAAAAAANAASICNNCVSNRTSMGSVMDFLRTNPGANVIQCCRNGCGETHGRFEEITIRETEVRLRELWKLQQQQESRELSSIDSGQNHSEEEEEEEEEEVYENPENTFSCEAGNGIINHSGSFSFIPSKYCDEEVYEKTENQVQQDLRWLKAKCQIELRDIQDEQLQTRWPESGEESEIFPLGSVSGMEGDKVKEQQMYGGRLVPKCLKRTTSLPVDAIDS, from the exons atgaaCAATCTGAGTTATCTTGAACCAGATTACTCTGAGTTTGTTGAAGTTGATCCTACTGGAAGATATGGAAGA TATAATGAAGTTCTGGGTAAAGGAGCTTCAAAGACTGT ttacAGAGCATTTGATGAATACGAAGGGATAGAAGTAGCATGGAACCAAGTGAAGCTTTACGATTTCCTACAGAGCCCTGAGGATCTTGAGAGGCTTTACTGCGAGATTCATCTCCTCAAGACTCTAAAACACAAGAACATTATGAAATTCTACACTTCCTGGGTGGATACAGCCAATCGAAACATCAATTTTGTTACTGAATTGTTCACTTCTGGCACCTTGAGACA GTATAGACTCAGGCATAAGAGAGTAAACATAAGAGCGATGAAGCATTGGTGTAGGCAGATCTTGAGAGGCTTACATTATCTTCACAGCCATGATCCTCCTGTGATCCACAGGGATCTCAAATGTGACAAC ATTTTCGTTAACGGGAATCAAGGAGAGGTCAAGATTGGAGATCTCGGCCTCGCTGCCATTTTAAGAAAGTCCCATGCTGCTCACTGCGTTG GGACTCCTGAGTTCATGGCACCTGAAGTTTACGAAGAAGCGTATAACGAACTGGTAGATATATACTCGTTCGGTATGTGCATTTTGGAGATGGTCACGTTTGATTACCCGTACAGCGAATGTACTCACCCTGCTCAGATCTACAAGAAAGTTATGTCG GGCAAGAAACCGGATGCATTATACAAGGTGAAAGACCCTGAAGTTAAATGTTTTATCGAGAAATGCTTGGCCACCGTATCCCTCAGAGTCTCTGCTCGTGAATTACTAGATGACCCTTTTCTTCGAGTAGACGATGGTGAATTTGATATGAGATCGGTTGATATGGATGATTCGGTCGGGCCACTTGTTAGGCAGCCGCATCATCTTCCTGACTACTACAACTACCCTTCAAATAGTAGCTCTTTGAATCGTCAGTACTCAAATGGTTATAGTAGCCCCAACGAGTATCAGAACGGGTGGGCATATAATCCAGCTGAGGCAGAGGAGACTCACGGAATCGAACTCTTTGAATGTCGAAACAATGATGATCAAGAAGATGACAAGACATCTGGTAATGTTGATATAACCATCaaagggaagagaagagatgatgGTGGCTTATTCTTGCGTCTTAGGATCGCCGACAAAGAAG GACGTGTCCGAAACATTTACTTCCCATTTGACATCGAGACAGACACGGCATTGAGCGTTGCAACAGAGATGGTAGCGGAACTAGATATGGATGATCACGGAGTCACAAAGATCGCCAATATGATTGATGGTGAGATATCTTCTCTTGTGCCCAGGTGGAGACCGGGCCCTGAATTCGAAGAATGTCTTGCGGCTGCAGCGGCAGCAAATGCTGCAAGCATTTGCAACAACTGCGTGTCGAACCGCACCTCAATGGGGTCGGTGATGGATTTCTTGAGGACCAATCCTGGTGCGAATGTGATACAATGTTGCAGAAATGGGTGCGGAGAGACTCATGGCCGGTTTGAAGAGATCACGATCAGAGAAACCGAGGTGCGTCTTAGAGAGCTATGGAAGCTGCAGCAACAGCAGGAAAGCCGTGAGCTAAGCTCAATAGACTCAGGGCAAAACcactctgaagaagaagaagaagaagaggaagaagaggtatATGAAAACCCTGAAAACACGTTTTCTTGCGAGGCAGGTAACGGAATAATAAACCATTCTGGATCCTTCTCGTTTATACCATCTAAATACTGCGACGAGGAGGTATACGAGAAAACCGAAAATCAGGTCCAACAAGATTTGAGATGGCTTAAAGCCAAATGCCAGATTGAACTCAGAGACATTCAAGATGAGCAATTACAAACCCGGTGGCCGGAATCCGGAGAAGAGTCGGAGATTTTTCCTTTGGGTTCGGTTTCAGGGATGGAAGGAGATAAGGTGAAAGAACAACAGATGTATGGAGGAAGATTGGTACCAAAGTGTCTTAAAAGGACAACTTCACTTCCTGTTGATGCCATTGATTCTTGA
- the LOC104705307 gene encoding DNA-damage-repair/toleration protein DRT102-like, producing MAGATIATSIAALPLKIIAGADDFGASLKDAMVSHLRSLGIDVEDTGVSSYYSAGSEVGRRVSASSSSGVRGLVCCGTGVGVAMFANKFPGVYAATCLSVEDAVNARSISNCNVLALSGIKTSPETAVEIFDAWIKTPFKSPCPASGSEPWSSEISSFLDNSLSEMAHIGKPTVGDSTIKKVYETTASCAICCLAKNREFTPVDIMPGGSMKIVRETPTSAIVRFKAGSVEPAHHHTFGHDLVVIKGKKTVWNLTKKERADLVDGDYLFTPAGDVHRVKYHEDTEFFITWDGHWDISLDEDLETA from the coding sequence ATGGCCGGAGCTACTATTGCTACTTCCATCGCCGCTTTACCGTTGAAAATCATCGCCGGAGCTGACGACTTTGGAGCGAGCCTCAAGGACGCGATGGTATCTCACCTCCGTTCTCTCGGCATAGACGTGGAGGATACCGGCGTTTCTTCGTACTACTCCGCCGGATCTGAAGTCGGTCGCCGCGTATCCGCTTCATCGTCCTCCGGAGTTCGCGGTTTGGTCTGCTGCGGCACCGGCGTCGGAGTCGCGATGTTCGCCAACAAGTTCCCGGGAGTTTATGCCGCCACGTGTCTCTCTGTCGAAGACGCCGTGAACGCTCGATCGATCAGCAATTGCAACGTCCTCGCACTCTCCGGCATTAAAACATCGCCGGAAACCGCCGTGGAAATCTTCGACGCTTGGATCAAAACACCGTTCAAATCCCCGTGTCCTGCATCAGGATCCGAGCCGTGGAGCTCAGAGATCTCTTCTTTCCTCGACAATTCTCTCTCCGAGATGGCTCACATCGGAAAACCAACCGTCGGTGACTCAACAATCAAAAAGGTCTATGAAACAACCGCGTCTTGCGCGATTTGTTGCTTGGCCAAGAACAGAGAGTTCACTCCAGTGGACATCATGCCTGGAGGCTCGATGAAGATCGTGAGGGAGACGCCTACGTCGGCGATTGTAAGGTTCAAAGCGGGGAGTGTAGAACCAGCGCATCACCACACATTCGGCCATGACCTTGTAGTcatcaaggggaagaagactGTGTGGAATCTAACCAAGAAGGAGAGAGCTGATCTCGTTGACGGCGATTACTTATTCACTCCGGCAGGTGATGTTCACCGAGTCAAGTATCATGAAGACACCGAATTCTTCATCACTTGGGATGGCCATTGGGACATTTCCCTTGACGAAGACCTCGAAACTGCATAG
- the LOC104705395 gene encoding zeta-carotene desaturase, chloroplastic/chromoplastic-like, translated as MASSIVFAATPVTGFLSVPPLKSRRFLHVCSSLDADVSDMSVNAPKGLFPPEPVQYKGPKLKVAIIGAGLAGMSTAVELLDQGHEVDIYDSRTFIGGKVGSFVDRRGNHIEMGLHVFFGCYNNLFRLMKKVGAEKNLLVKDHTHTFINKDGTIGELDFRFPVGAPIHGIRAFLVTNQLKPYDKLRNSLALALSPVVKALVNPDGAMRDIRNLDSISFSDWFMSKGGTRASIQRMWDPVAYALGFIDCDNMSARCMLTIFSLFATKTEASLLRMLKGSPDVYLSGPIKQYITDRGGRIHLRWGCREILYDKSSDGETYVTGLAISKATNKKVVKADVYVAACDVPGIKRLLPKEWRESRFFNDIYELEGVPVVTVQLRYNGWVTELQDIELARQLKRAVGIDNLLYTPDADFSCFADLALASPADYYIEGQGTLLQCVLTPGDPYMRMSNDKIIEKVAMQVTELFPSSRSLEVTWSSVVKIAQSLYREAPGKDPFRPDQKTPIKNFFLAGSYTKQDYIDSMEGATLSGRQASSYICDAGEELAELNKKLSSSATAVPDELSFV; from the exons ATGGCTTCTTCTATCGTTTTCGCTGCAACTCCAGTTACTGGGTTTCTCTCTGTTCCTCCTTTGAAGTCTCGGAGATTTCTTCATGTTTGTTCTTCACTCGACGCCGATGTTTCCGACATGAGTGTTAACG CTCCAAAAGGGCTATTTCCTCCAGAGCCTGTACAGTACAAGGGACCAAAGCTGAAAGTAGCTATCATAGGAGCTGGACTTGCAGGCATGTCAACTGCTGTAGAGCTTTTGGATCAGGGCCATGAG GTGGATATATATGATTCTAGGACATTCATTGGTGGCAAAGTTGGTTCTTTTGTAGATAGACGTGGGAACCATATCGAAATGGGACTTCATGTTTTCTTTGGATGCTACAACAATCTCTTCCGCTTGATGAAAAAG GTGGGTGCTGAAAAAAACCTTCTTGTCAAAGACCATACTCACACATTTATAAACAAAGACGGCACAATTGGAG AGCTTGATTTCCGGTTTCCTGTTGGAGCTCCAATTCATGGTATTCGCGCATTTTTGGTCACAAATCAACTCAAG CCCTATGATAAACTAAGGAATTCACTGGCCCTTGCATTAAGCCCGGTTGTCAAAGCTCTTGTTAACCCTGATGGAGCAATGAGAGACATTCGCAATCTTGACAGT ATAAGTTTCTCGGATTGGTTCATGTCAAAAGGTGGGACACGGGCAAGTATCCAAAGAATGTGGGATCCTGTTGCTTACGCACTCGGTTTCATAGACTGCGATAACATGAGTGCACGATGCATGCTTACCATATTCTCATTATTCGCCACCAAAACAGAAGCTTCTTTGTTGCGTATGCTCAAGGGCTCGCCTGATGTTTACTTGAGTGGTCCTATCAAACAATATATCACAGATAGAGGTGGCAG AATCCATCTCCGGTGGGGTTGCAGGGAAATACTTTATGATAAATCATCAGATGGAGAAACTTATGTCACTGGACTAGCAATTTCTAAG GCTACGAACAAGAAGGTTGTGAAAGCTGATGTGTATGTTGCAGCATGTGATGTGCCGGGAATCAAAAGGTTACTTCCAAAAGAATGGAGGGAATCTCGGTTTTTCAACGATATATATGAACTCGAGGGAGTACCTGTTGTTACTGTACAGCTCAGATACAATGGTTGGGTCACAGAGCTACAAGACATTGAACTTGCCAG GCAGTTGAAACGAGCTGTTGGTATAGATAACCTTCTCTACACTCCTGATGCTGATTTCTCGTGCTTTGCGGATCTTGCACTTGCTTCACCTGCAGATTACTACATCGAAGGACAAGGCACTTTGCTTCA GTGCGTTCTAACACCGGGAGATCCGTACATGCGAATGTCGAACGACAAGATCATAGAGAAAGTAGCGATGCAG GTCACTGAGTTATTTCCATCGTCACGGAGCCTAGAAGTCACTTGGTCATCGGTTGTAAAAATCGCTCAGTCTCTGTACCGTGAAGCACCCGGAAAAGATCCATTCAGACCCGATCAGAAGACTCCCATAAAGAATTTCTTCCTTGCTGGTTCATACACAAAGCAG GACTACATAGATAGCATGGAAGGAGCGACATTATCAGGAAGACAAGCCTCGTCATACATCTGTGACGCAGGTGAAGAACTAGCAGAGCTAAACaagaagctttcttcttctgcaactgCTGTTCCTGATGAGCTAAGTTTCGTCTAA